gggacacacgggatgtggcgtgtCATGTGACTGCttaatctagcgttggggacacacaggatgtggcgtgtggagtgactggttaatctagcgttggggacacacgggatgtggcgtgtggagtgactcgttaatctagcgttggggacacacgggatgtggcgtgtggagtgactcgttaatctagcgttggggacacacgggatgtggcgtgtggagtgactggttaatctagcgttggggacacacgggatgtggcgtgtggagtgactcGTTAATCTAAcgttggggacacacgggatgtggcgtgtggagtgactcgttaatctagcgttggggacacacgggatgtggcgtgtggagtgactcgttaatctagcgttggggacacacgggatgtggcgtgtggagtgactggttaatctagcgttggggacacacgggatgtggcgtgtggagtgactcgttaatctagcgttggggacacacgggatgtggcgtgtggagtgactcgttaatctagcgttggggacacacgggatgtggcgtgtggagtgactcgttaatctagcgttggggacacacgggatgtggcgtgtggagtgactggttaatctagcgttggggacacacgggatgtggcgtgtggagtgactcGTTAATCTAAcgttggggacacacgggatgtggcgtgtggagtgactcgttaatctagcgttggggacacacgggatgtggcgtgtggagtgactcgttaatctagcgttggggacacacgggatgtggcgtgtggagtgactggttaatctagcgttggggacacacgggatgtggcgtgtggagtgactcgttaatctagcgttggggacacacgggatgtggcgtgtggagtgactcgttaatctagcgttggggacacacgggatgtggcgtgtggagtgactcgttaatctagcgttggggacacacgggatgtggcgtgtggagtgactcgttaatctagcgttggggacacacgggatgtggcgtgtggagtgactcgttaatctagcgttggggacacacgggatgtggcgtgtggagtgactcgttaatctagcgttggggacacacgggatgtggcgtgtggagtgactcgttaatctagcgttggggacacacgggatgtggcgtgtggagtgactggttaatctagcgttggggacacacgggatgtggcgtgtggagtgactcgttaatctagcgttggggacacacgggatgtggcgtgtggagtgactcgttaatctagcgttggggacacacgggatgtggcgtgtggagtgactggttaatctagcgttggggacacacgggatgtggcgtgtggagtgactcgttaatctagcgttggggacacacgggatgtggcgtgtggagtgactcgttaatctagcgttggggacacacgggatgtggcgtgtggagtgactcgttaatctagcgttggggacacacgggatgtggcgtgtggagtgactggttaatctagcgttggggacacacgggatgtggcgtgtggagtgactggttaatctagcgttggggacacacgggatgtggcgtgtggagtgactcgttaatctagcgttggggacacacgggatgtggcgtgtggagtgactcgttaatctagcgttggggacacacgggatgtggcgtgtggagtgactcgttaatctagcgttggggacacacgggatgtggcgtgtggagtgactcgttaatctagcgttggggacacacgggatgtggcgtgtggagtgactggttaatctagcgttggggacacacgggatgtggcgtgtggagtgactggttaatctagcgttggggacacacgggatgtggcgtgtggagtgactcgttaatctagcgttggggacacacgggatgtggcgtgtggagtgactggttaatctagcgttggggacacacgggaGCATACAGCATGGACTGGAGTTTCAATAGTGACAAAATGCAGATACATGTCTTAGTATACATATACTGAACACGGGTTAGTATAGATACACTAGCTATGACTCCAGAATTAGTTCAAAGATCATTATTATGacaaatgtgtattttgttatagtttttttccatcttttacAACGTGCCTACTGACTTTatgtagaaaagaaaatgaaggtgCTCTCCTCCACGCACCTGTCTGAGATCTCTAGTGCGCGTGAGCTGCTTTTCCCACAGTCTGCTCCATGCCGGCGTGCCCTGATTTGGCTCACTCGCGCTtacgctttctctctcattttttgtCTCGCGCTCTGGTCCAGCCAGAACCGTGCCCAGTGCTCGGGGCAGTCCGGCAGACTTTCTATCTCCGTCTGGCTTTTGGTCAGCCCATGCTACGGGAGAATCACGCTCACTGCCACCATCTCGGTGGTGATGTATACTCTTCTTTCCCATCAGGTGGCCTGAGGGGTTAACAAGACAGGGGAGTGAGGGGTCAGTGGTGGTTCCGAGCCAGCGCAAGACGACGTTAAAACAAGCATTATTGAATCTGCTGAGAAACAGGCCTCTTAGTCTACGATCTTGACAGGGGAAAAGCCTTTacacatttaatattcattCTTTATCAACGATCTAGTCCAGTAAAGCGGTTTATAAAGACAAAACATAGACACAAATCATACGTTTTCTGCAGCTAAACAGCTTCGAaacttattttgttcttttacaCATCTAACATTGTAAAAACTGGGCATCTTGCTCTGAACATCAAACATTCGTGCTGGAACTATTCTTATTCGACTGCAGTGATGTCCAAAACACGTCTTAGGTCCCATACTCTAGCTCTGACCCTACTGCTGGACCCAGCTGGTGACCAAAATCATCTGTGTGCTTGTAGCCCGTGTGCAGCACGCTGGTTGAAATACATGTTGCTGGTTTTACTCTCTCAGCGTGTTGTTGGACAGAGAAGTTGCACCAGACCAGTTATGTCAAACTCCAGTCCTGAGGGTGAAAGCTCACAGACATGGACCGTCATAGCCAGGGAACAGAGCAGCTAGTTGACGTGAAAAGGAAACACTCGGTCatctcttttccttctcttcccTCCAAATTTCACTTCTATTTAAGGacgtttcattttgtttcttgcaCACAGATATTCACAGAATGGCTAAAATCTACAAAATTAATCAACAATGTATCCCCAAGTCTTTCCTCAATTCAAGTCAAACATTTAACTAATGTAAGGAAactgacaaaaatatataaagcaaCTTGGTTCTGGAATCACTTTGACCAATTATTTAGTTCCAGCTCTAAACATCTTTTTTCAATAGCCTTGCTTTCTGGTGCTATAAAGTGCTGTCCTCTGTCATGAGAAATAAAAGAGTTCACACTGGATTCAAACCGAAATCACTCTTTCCTAAGACGAACTAAAGCCACAAATGAAGATTCGTAGGAAGAAATTGTTTGATTACACCACAGCCATAGCACAATCACTGAGACGCAGACGATTTATGGTGATAACAGTTCCCAAATGCCCCACTGATTAAGTACCAGTGTCATTTTTCACTGTGAGCACAGAACAGGGGGTTTCTACTGCAGGTAATCAGGTAATAATTACTGCAGGTAATCAGGTAATAATTACTGCAGGTAATCAGGTAATAATTACTGCAGGTAATTAGGTAATAATTACTGCAGGTAATCAGGTAATAATTACTGCAGGTAATCAGGTAATAATTACTGCAGGTAATCAGGTAATAATTACTGCAGGTAATCAGGTGAAGTAGTGTTACTACTTTACCTAATTAAAAttctacattattattattgttgttgttgttcttataTTTTCCGATGGATGTCGCAGGGTAACAGGCTCTTTCTGACCCACGTGAAGGGGCTGGGTGCATTAAATCGCACGCGCACGCTTCCCCACGAAGCCAAGCGCTGCTGTAATAATGGGAGTTCTGGAAACACTGAGGCAAATTCACATGGGACAGAAAGTCATAATATGGttattattttatcttatcATGCAAACGTTTGCATTCGGGCACTTTAAGCGCGTTAAACTGCAAGTATTTAACCAGTGGTTCCAGACTCTCCCCACGCTTATAACCACACGCTTCTTCTATACCTTTCACTGTAGAAGGTCTCATTCAGAGTTGCTATTGAATTATATGCCTGATGATTATTAATAcacaacaaataacaataatcaataataaccAACAAACTTCGAGTGTATTATCTGAATAGCAAACGTGAAgttttactttaaaacaatgTAAGACTCAAGATATTCACGTGCTGAACAAGCTCGTTTCTCAATCAAAGGATCAGAGGAATGATCAGAAGAAACCATGTCAGCTCTGCCTAGAAACAGAAAGGTTCTGGAGTTTAGAACACGCCACGGAACCGAATCGGAGCCTCACCTACTGCCCAGTGGTTCCCGCGTGGGTGCACGGATTGTGTCACGCGCGCCTCATTGCGCGGTTGAGCATCACCAGCTGTGAAGACTAGAAGCGCGCACGCTGTTATTGCGAGTCTGCACCTCCACGGGACGCGCATGGCGTGCAAGTGACCGAAGCAAAAGACGCGTTTCCACTCGTCCGTGGCGTGGGAAGTGCTCATTTATACCGCACCGTGGCGGAACGTGCCGAAGAAGTCAAAGCCCAATGACGTGGGAAACCGGCTTTATTAGGCTGCTACGGGCTCGTGCCTCATACCGCTGTACGGTAATGCCCCCTCACGCATGTTGCAGGCCTACGTAAGTGGTGGGCAACCTCTCCGGTGTGCGAATGAAAAAAAGGCATAACAATGACATTTGGAGATAACATGTCATTATCTCGCCCGGGAGGAAGGCTTTTGTGTGCCTCGAGAGCGATTCAAAGTCACATGTGTAAATGTCATTAACGTTCACGCAGAAAAGGCACTAATATTCCTGGTTTCTTCGCTGTTCGGTTAACGTCTCCCCAGCCGACCAGTTATTGTTCTGTTAATTGCATAGAGCCCATAAAACATGACGAGTTTAATTTTGGGTAGTGGCTGAAAGCTGGAGGATTCAAAATGGTTAAAAGCCGTGAAGCAAATgcagacatttattaatgcCTTCCAACGTGAAAATGTTTGGCTAAGCATGCCACAATTTCATAAACATGCATAGAAGTGGGGGAGTTAAATTACACAAAGACAtcatctgtttttattcttattatttacTTTACCCTTCACTCATACTTTTtgagaaaattaaatgtaagaagacagagagaaataggaTCATATCTCGTGACAAACGTATCCTAAACTCGCACTAACCATTATCAATAATCTTCTGCCTTTTCCACTCCTGGGGTGTTTGTTGACTCGGCTGACATCACTAATATCAATTCCTATCAactttgtttgtgttgctaggATACCCACATCCTTTCCCCCCAATCAACAGTGTTCCAGAGTTCCGGAACAACCTTAGAAACCTTGGTGGATGCCAGACGACGAAACGAAGCAAGGCAGGAAGGACAAACAGCCTTGCTTATGTTCACTTTCAGCACCAGTGAAAGAAACTCATACACATGGGTAATTGACACAACTACTCGCTTTGTTCTTTTGAGGACAGTGGCACAGGTCAGATGAGTTGGACATGCCGTGATGACTGGATCCTGTGGAAAAATAAACCAACCAGTGAAGCAGTGAGAATTAGGTGATCATTCAGTGACACAACCTCTGAGTGCATCATTtaataaagcacacacacaaacacccacacccacacacacaaacacacacaccccacacataccccccccccccacacacacacacatactcatgcatATGATCGTGCTAAGAGGAGGAGAACTGGCTTTAggccaggtgtgtgttttgggaacAGGTGTGTGATTTTCAACATGATAAGGCACTGATCTGATGACACATGTTCCCATGTTCCTTTTGGAATGAACTCAGGAGACAGATCATAATCTCCTAATAACCCTGTGGCTGTCCTCCTAGGAGGGTACATGTCGATGAAGACATCAAGGAGTCAGGTATGAAACATATTATCTCCAAAATTAATGATGAATTGCAAGTATGTCTTAACAGCTTTGTTATTATCATCAGACATTACTTTGACAGAAGTGACTAACAGAACTCCTAATAAACCCACACGAGGGGCCTGTAACTGTCGGAGAATCAGAAAGACCTGCAATatgtaacattattattttcatttctttacaTACCATTCTAAGGCTCCTAAGAGCCATGACACGCCTGTGTCCGCTTTATCTACCGCTTTATCTACGGATGCAGTTGTCATGTTccccactagatggcagtatttattttaaattggcTCTTGGAACGCCTGCGCGCTGAATGCTGATTAGCCCGTGTATTCATTATGCAATTATACAATTTTCCCTAAATTACTACAAAACATTCTAATAATTACCACAAATACTCATgctaataattttattaatgaaaatatcCAACCGCAATAATTATTACCTTTCGTTTTTATGTTAATGCAATGTTTTATTGGGGTAAATTAATTAAGATATCAGTAATTAGGCACTGAGATCCATTTAATTTCTAATCTTTTGATTCATTTCAGTATAGtacaaaagatgaaaacattGCCATTAATGAAAACCAGAGCAGATAAATGAATGGACAGACAAAGCACATCACAGTTCAGTTCTGAGTGTCCGGAATAAGACCCAAAGCAGCAGAGTTTGAGCCATTTACTGGCTGTCACATGTTCCCATTGTATGCTAACTAAGGAATAATCTGAATACCTAATTCATATATGGGCCTTATTTTCATCCTGAAGGCctgattaaaaacacaaacaagaacagAAATTCAAACGTTGTGTTTAATTGgattaagagaaaaatagcATGTTAGTCTGTGGCCTATTTAAGCGTCATTCTTACCTAAAACTCGATACACAACTTTAATCAACTTTAATGTAACAATCTCCACGAGACGATTATATGTCGTGGCCTTCCGCGGACAAGGAAATAAAATTCAACTGGATCTGAGGTTTTAACACTGAACTTTAACCTTTAACACTGAACTTTAGCTTTGGTGTCTAAATGAAGAGCAGTGTGGTCTAAGAGCCAGAAACTAAAGTcgtctttattatttatttcaaatgggCGCGCCTGCTGACTGTAACTGTCACTGATGACCTTCGTGGGGCAGAAGTAAAGTCTCCTCTAATAATGATGGCTGGTCCACGGGTCTCCACGTGGTGTGAGCAGAGCCCGTAAAACCCGTAAAACACGTGGAATGGATGCGAGCCCGTTATGTTAAGAATATGTCCTCATTTGTACATAATTGCATGGCAGAGACTGATCACAGACATGATTCCCTGTGGTAGTTTAATTCTGCAGTAAAGACCACGGTTGTAAAATAACGCTGGTGTTAAAAAAGCTTTGGAGGGCCAGCCGAGGTGATCCAGGGTAAGCTGCGCTGACCTACAGAGCTCAACGTGATCAAGTTTTGAAAAGTCCGAGCGGCTTAAATAATGGTGGCACTGGTTTGTTATGTGTAATGCGACTCCAAGGGGTCTCAGCCATGGTTTAGACCACCTACGAGCGCAACGGCTCGTGGCTTTGAcgtgttgtggttgttttttggtATGCGGTCTAAAGACAAAATTGGATAATTTTCCATTCCTGGTTCATATTTCGATAAATGCATGTGGCAAAGTCATGGAAATATGCATAGCATATATGTAACATATATGTAATAATGCACGCTTACGGTAGACATCCCGCGCGAAAAGAATTCTGGGTATCACATCGGAAAATCTTTCTCTTTGAATCaaatcataaaaatgaaataatccAATAAACTGGAGTAACGCCCCTACCACCTTTCGTTGTGCCGAGACCTTATGTGGACATTTTTCGGCGAAGAGACCAAATCAATACGACACACAGAGTCACGTGACCGCCTGAcagtattgggggggggggggtggtcagCCGCTCGCGCGGATCCCCCATGTCTTCGCGCGCTGTGCTCCGCAGCCTGTGCAAGCGCGCGCCTGTGCGCCCGTCCTAAAGAGCCGTGTCGGCACGAGGGCACTGCAGGCATGAGCGGCGTCTCGCGCAGCTTCTCGACTGCAGTGAAACGCAGTGATTTGCACAGCCCTGTTCCCCGCGCGCTGGCCGTGGCTGCTGGCCTCCGTGGCTCGCGCGTTTGCTTTTGCCTCCCAGCTAAGGAAACGAGTCCTCACGTCCACGCGTTTCACGGAGGCAAAGCAGTACAGCAGCGCGCAGGTAGGTCAgtctgctgttttctgtttgagccttttgggttttctttttttttggggggggggtattgtgACTGATTGGTTGCACAAGGCCTGGGAATGCATAATAGAATGCTTGGCACCggtcgcgcacacacacacacacacacacacacaaataaatccaTCTGTTACCTTCTTAGTCACCAGGGCTTtctggtttccatggtgaaaGCCCATGTGTGAAGTGAACATGTTCATTTGTGCATTGAGGGTTTAGGCTACATGTGTCTCAAGTGCAGTTTATCTGTAGGTTGTTCACACCTGCAGCAGATTACTTGCGTGTCCTGTTCACTGTTGGGCAATTGTTTTTGATAGAAACGTGAAAACGGAGTAACGGCTAGAATCTGACCTACTCCCTTATTTTCAGAGAGCAGTTGGAGTAGCTGAAGTTGTGCTTTCTGGTGACAGCTGAGTGCTGGTGGGATAAACAATGCAGAGCAGAATTCAGTTCTGTATGTGTAATGTGAACAGTGACCACTGCAAGCCAAATGGCGTTTGTAGTTTGCTTAGGTCAGCACTGTCATTTTGAGGGATAGGCCATTCGGGGCATTTGATTGGTCAGTGCTTGAGACATTTTGTCAGGCCAAAGCCAACGATCACTGTGCATATCCGCCCGAGCCCACTGCAGATGAGCAGACGTGTCAAAGTTGTTTTTGATTCCAGGCTTTCCCATCCCATCGTTTTGTCCTGCTGGACGCCATCTTGCCTAGTGATCTTGGTGTGAACTCAGTCCAGCGAAGCCTGTTGTGTTGTGCTGACTGGTGCCTGTTTTAGTGGCCATAGTTGAGCAGGTACTCTGTCCTCTCACTATCAGAGCTGATCCATATGTTATCCAACCATTTAGTGTAGCCTGGACTACTGctgtttcctgttcttttttgttttggtttgttgtggttttttacTTGTTGACAGATTTAGTGTCAATTTTGCAGCATTAGGTCAGATTGTATTTTCTATAAGGTATCTCATTTGAGGTTGATGAGTTTCtatgtggtttgtgtttttttaaacagttatcATTACATATATAGTCACACTAATTGAACTAAGAATCTCAGTCCCTGCAtttgatctcacacacacacacacactcacacccccccacacacacacacacactcacacacacacacacactccgccctTTATGTGTTTTCTTGAGCTCCAGCCCTCAGCCGCCATGACAGGCCTTTGTTCCTCTCGTTTGTCTGGTGGTAAACAGAATGACTACAGAGGAGCTGGTGCAGACACCcccacacgctcacacacacacacactcacacacacccccacacactcacacacacacacactcacacacacacacacacacacactcacacacacacacacactcacacacccccacacacacacacactcacacacactcacacacacactcacacactcacacagatccTACGCTTCTCTCGTTTCCTCTTCCCCAGCTCTCTATTCCTCTCTTATTCGTCTTTGACAACCGCAGCTGGTTGCATTTCTGAGCCAGTACTGTCCCTTCAGACATgcaaacccacccacacacacacacccccacacgctcacgcacacacacacacacacacacacacacacacatgcacagcacacGTAGACAAAAGGCCAGAACTGCCTGTCGAACACTGCCCCCTTTTTCCATGAGATGTCTTGCATCTGTGAAAAGAAGGTGACCCACAGGACAGGAGTATgggttgagagggagagagaacgggaAGAAATCCAAAAACAGAGAGTCAATCCCAGAATGGGGCCTGCTCGGAGAGACAGTTCACAAGAAGCTTCGCATGGAGGAGTTCTGATAGGAAGGGCAGATCAGGGAAGCAGGGTAGGAACCAGTATGTTTTATACAcacgagtgagtgtgtgtgtgtgtgtgtgcacgtgcgtgtgtgtgtgtaatatggccttttgttttttgggttttttcccctcagcACAGACGGGATAGCCAGTTGTCCACGGCTGTAGCATTGGAGACAGACAGCTGACTTTAATTGACaaccctcactctctttttctctgtctccgtgAGAAAAGCCTGTAAGAGGAAGCAGGGACAGCGTGCataggagaggagcagagggagcgagagagagggagagagagagggagagagagagggggagagagaacaggaaaaggaaaagcagACCAGTACTGCAGAATGGGGCAGAACggaggagcagaagcagaggtACCAGGTACCCGGGCGGTTTACTGCCACTTCATGTCTCTGCATTAGCTGTTCTTTTCTCGGGAGGCGGGGGGTGCTCGGAGAGGCGTGCACGTGTGCTGgtgcttttccttttcctcagAAAAGCACCCTTTGTTTAGTTGTCTTCATTTCCATCTTCTTGTCATTCATCCATCAGAATAGGGATTTGAGCCTTTTGCCTGCATGTTAGTTGTGTGTTTTCCCCCACActgggtttgtgtctgtttttcaggCCTTGTGTTTCCGTTGGTGGAACAGCACGGATTTCAGAGTCCTTTTCAGTGCTAACCTCTTCGAGCTGCGGTGCGGACCGTGCTTGGCGATTTTAACGGCAGGCTGTGGCTGTATTTTGACAGAAATGCTCGACGCGGCGCAGGCAGTTAGACGGGCAGCTTCTGTGTGAATCTGCACTGCAGCACACATTATGTGGGGTGACCGGAACCGGCTGAAACCGGTTTGAGGCAGACGAGGAGACTCAGGAACAATGCAGTCACTGTGCTACGGTCAGATAGCTGGCTGCTTCGTGGCACAGGACCCGCTGAAGCAGACCCAGTCTCGACAGGGCCATGGAGCGCTTTAGCGCCGGTCTACCTTAAGCTTgctgtgcgtgtatgtgtggcaGAGCCATGGAGATGAGCTGGCAGGGAAGCAGCCATGATCCAGAGCTGGAAGGGGGGAGGGAACAGTCACGTAGCCCAGCTAGGGTGCAGCCTCTCTGGGTCCCTACAGCACCGTCACTCCCTGAAGTGCCTCTGGGAAGCCAAGACTGTTCAGTGGCTGTAAGGTGACCCTCGTCTCTTACGGCGGGCCCTGGCTGTTGAGGGAAGTGGGtttccccccccctccactAACTGGGGAATGAcgaggaggcagaggagagagggaggaggtgttTGGTTGTGCCTGTGGAATtggcagagggagagacggaggggcagggaggaaagaaggaaggaagaagGTTGTTCTGCGGTAAAATGGTCGGAAGAGAGGGTGAGGAGTGCCtgatttgcatgtttgcatgtgtgtgtttgtgtgtaatagtgGCTGTGTTGATTTGAATGCTCCACCGTGTGTGAGGATCATTAGGTTCTGTATTGTGCGGTAGCTCAGATCCGTCCGAGGCCTCACACTCGTCCTAATTCTTCTCCATTACACCTAAACCGTCTAaacttcatttttattcacatttCTCCCATCTTTATTCTCTGCAACACCCACCACGTTAgctccattgtgtgtgtgtgtgtgtgtgtgtgtgtgtgtgtgtgtgtggagggggggagCGGGCCATTTTGGCCCTGCCTGTGCCGAGCGTGCAGATGTTAATAACAGTAATGGAAGCAGTGCTGCAGTAAGCTCACCCATTACAGGACAGCGTTGGTGGGAGCAGAGTGGCTCAAGCCTTCGTCAtctcctcactctcttctcttcttcattGTTTGCTTGTGggctttttctctttgtttgtctgtttgtttttcttcaccaCCTCTCcatatgaaaacaaatttcACTCCTTGACACTCTGACCtgatctgaaaaaaacaaaacccaaacccaCTGAATATAATTTAGCTGGTTTTGTTCTTTCTCGTCCTTTGGCCTACTTGTTGTGCGCTGGTTTGACGTGGCAGTCTCTCACTCAGGACGAATGAGTATGTTACCGCTCGTAGGTGACCATTTCATGCCCTCACCCTCAGTGAACTTCTGTTTCAGCAGCAGAAGCCGTTTGGTCATGCTGTTTCTCCATCCTGTGTTGGGATTATTGCTAATATCGCATAATGTGTTCTCAGGCCTCATTAGTTCAGCATTACATACCATTTGCATTCTCATGtgtcatatatttttatgtgaCCATGCAGATAAGGGCAACCCTTATCTAATGATTCCAAATTTATTGGGTTGTAAAATGAGTTGTGAAACACTGTAATATGAAAATGCAATTCGCAGTGGATTAAAAAGTTTCACAGTGCTTTCAAATTTAGCGGAGGAAGGTCTTAAAAAGCAGTACAAGAATTTGTGTCAGAAGCTTTTTTGAACACATAAATGCACTCCCTGGATTTTAAGACTGCTTGTTATACCTGTAAATAAGAGGGCTTAAGGTTTAACCTGTCACCATCTAAACATAAAGCTATGGAGCATTGTCTACAACTATGTagtacatttaattattgaCAACAGTTGTTATTACACAAATAGTGATTCGTTCTAGCATGTAATAAATCACATAACCTTGCTCATGTTAAGACGGAGAAT
This is a stretch of genomic DNA from Electrophorus electricus isolate fEleEle1 chromosome 6, fEleEle1.pri, whole genome shotgun sequence. It encodes these proteins:
- the grp gene encoding gastrin-releasing peptide, with protein sequence MSTSHATDEWKRVFCFGHLHAMRVPWRCRLAITACALLVFTAGDAQPRNEARVTQSVHPRGNHWAVGHLMGKKSIHHHRDGGSERDSPVAWADQKPDGDRKSAGLPRALGTVLAGPERETKNERESVSASEPNQGTPAWSRLWEKQLTRTRDLRQVVKLLFLASPSEAHAS